Genomic window (Rhizobium brockwellii):
CCTTGCTCACGTACCCGTCGCCATCGCTGTCCAGCTGCGCAACGTCCATGTCTGCGCCGCCGTCCTGCTGCTCGCTGGAAGCGGACTGACCGGCGAGGCCGTTCATCGTCAACGACATCAACTGCGACATGAGTTTCTCGGCGCTGTTGGTCGCGTCTTCGCTAAGCTGCTGGCTTGCGGTTGATTTTTTTGCCGAAACCGTATTACAGGATAGGGTGTCCTGGGATGCTGACGTCGAACTCTTGCTATAGGAATAGGAAGAGATCGACGTTGCGGCAGAAATGGTCGTCATAAGCGCTCCATCGGTAGAGGGTGAGAGATGCAACGCATTACAGAACTGATTAGTTCTCTAAATCGAAATTGCTAATGCCACAACCGAAAAAATCGCCCCTCAGAAATCGTAGTCGCCTTTCTGCGGCCTTTGGCTTGTGCCTCGATGAGGCGGTCTAGATCATCATGGATGTTGTCGACGAGCCCGCAGATGAGCCGCGCAAGCGCGGCCGGCCGAAAGTCTCAAGTGACGATGACAAGCGGGTGCATATCGTTGAAATTGCCCGCCGTGTTTTTGTAAAATACGGTTACGCCGGTAGCACGACCGCAGTCGTCGCCAGCGAGGCGGGTGTTTCAAAACAGACGCTTTACAAGCTGTTTCAGAGCAAGGAAGAGCTGTTTGCCGCCGTGGTCGGCGCACATCGGCGCCTGATGCTCGACCTGCCGCGGCCTGCTGAAGATCTCTCGATCGCCGAGAGCCTCGAACGTATCTTCATGATCGATATGGATGAGGACAAGGATGCGGACCGTGCCGGTTTCCTGCAACTCGTCTTTCGCGAAGCGGGGCAGTTTCCCGAACTCGTCGACATTCTGCAGCGTGAAGGCATGCTTGCCAGCCGGCAGGACCTTGCCGACTGGCTGAGCGACCGCAGGGCGGAAGGCAGGTTGTCGCTTGATGATCCGGCCAGCGGAGCCCGGATGCTGATGGATATGATCTTTGGCGGCATGGGTCCGCCGGAAGGGCGCGCTCAGGCCTGGCCTGACCGGGCGGCACTGCTCGCCCATCTCCGGCGCTGCATTGCAATCTTTGCCGCAGGCGTCGGCGCCGCGTGACCTGGTAAGGCGGCGATCCCTCGACTTTTGACGTCCAATTGCATTTTGCAAGAATTGCAGTACCATATAGTTCCATTAAGTTGATTCGGCCGCATGAATGCGGTCCGCATGCGCCATGAGCGGCGGCAACATCTCAGCAAACACCAGAAGTTTCACCCGTGGCTGCCGGCAGGCTTTCGCGCGCGGTGCCGTGCTCATGAAAGGGATAGAAGTTGGTTTCCACCTATGTGAGCTATCTCGCGGTCGCGCGAAATCTGGGCGCCAGTCTCTCGAACGTGGCTTCACAGGCAACGGTTGCCCGCGACAGCAGCTATTACAAGGAAAACATTGGCAAGGTCACGACAGTCGATGAATTCATGGGCGATTACAAGCTCTATTCCTATGCCATGAAGGCCTACGGCCTTGAAGACATGACCTATGCCAAGGCCTTCATGAAGAAGGTGCTGGAGAGCGACCTCAGCGATTCTTCGAGCTTCGCCAACAGCTTGAGCGACACCCGCTATGCCGAGTTTGCCGCTGCTTTCAAATTCGCCGGCGAGACGAAGACGGCGCAATCGGACGTCCAGCGGGACAATCTGCTCGATGCTTATGAGGAGTCATTCGACACCGAGGCGGACGACATTGCAGACGCGACGGACTATTTCGAAGAGAATATCTCGTCGATCACCTCGGTCGACGATCTCCTGTCGAGTTCGAAGCTGAAGAACTATGTGCTGACGGCTTTCGGTCTCAGCACCGAATATACCTCGAGCAGCTTCCTGAAGAGTGTTTTGACGAGCGATCTCGACGATGCCGATAGTTTCGTCAACCAGCTCGACGACGCGGTCTATGTCAACCTGGCGAAGGCCTTCAACTTCACCGAGGACGGCTCGACCGACGGCGACGTGATGTCGGAAGATCAGATGTCGCTGGTCACAAGCGCTTATGCGGTGGCCTCGGCGACGACAGCTTCCTCGGAAACCGGGGAGGCCTATGACACCTATTTCGCGACGCAAATCGGCAACGTGACCTCCGTCGATGAGTTGATGAGCGACGACAAACTGGTTTCCTATCTGAGAACTGCCTATGGGCTTACCGATAGCGAGACCGATAACTTCATTTCCGCGGCGCTGAAAAGCGCCGACGTCGCCGACGCGATCGGCTTGTCCGACCTGCACGACGCCTTCAATTTCGATGAGGAGGGCGCGCTTGCCGATGGCGACACGGCCCAGACATCGGATCAGATCACCGCGACCACGGCAGCCTTCGATGAAAATTATGAGGTGTTGGTCGCCAATACCAGCACGGAAGATGCCACCGACAACTATACGACGCGCATCGCCAGCGTTACGTCAATCGACGATTTCCTGGTGTCGAACGATGACGACGACGATGACGACAACGACGATCTCCCTGAACTGTGGGAAATGGCGTTGCGAGCCTATGACATAGACCCGGACAGCGTTTCCAAAAGCGAGGTCCGGAAAATTCTCGAGAGCGATCCCTCCGACTCCAAAAGCTATGTCAACAGCCTCAAGGACGACCGGTTCGTCGCCTTTCGCAAGGCCCTCAACTTCGACAGCAGTGGCGACGTGACCGTTCCGCTGCAGGCCATGTCGGAATCTGTCGTCGACGACTACGCTGCCTATTACAAGCAGAACAAGATCCGGTACCTCAAGGGTGACGAACTTACCGAAGCGACCGATGCGGCGGATGAGGAGATCACCTATTTTCGCGAGCAGATGGCGACGATCACCACGGCCAGCGAATTTCTGGCCGACGATCGCCTGGTTTCCTTCGCGCTCGAGGCGAAGGGGCTCGATCCTGATGATGTCACGTCTGACGCGTTGGAGAAGATGTTTTCTTCCGATCTCGACGACGAAGACAGTTATGTCAACAAGCTGGACGACAATCGTTTCGCCGAACTCGTCGGCGCGTTCAATTTCGATCAGGACGGCAATATTTCCGCTGATCCGACCGGGACTGTGCAGCAGCGCGGCGATGTGCTGGAGACGATCGACGCCTATGTCAGGCTGACGCTCGAAGACGACCAAGGCGACAACAACACCGGCGTGCGCCTTGCCCTCTACTTCCAGCGCAAGGCGCCGGAGATCTCGAACGCCTATGACATTCTGGGCGACAGCGCGCTCTTCGAGTTCTTTACCACGACCTTCAACCTGTCGAGTTACGTCTCGAACATGGACGTCGACAAGCAAGCTGAGATGATCGACAACTTCATCGACATCAAGGATCTGTCGGATCCTGACAAAGTCGATGATCTGATCAAACGCTTCACCGCCATGTATGACATGGCCAACGGCACAGGCACCACGTCGACGGCACTTTCGATCCTGACCGGCTCGGCGACGATAAGCGCCGATACGCTGCTTGCTATGGCGCAATTGAAAAGCGGTTGAGTGGCCGATAGGCCGGCGGTCCGGGAGAACCTAACGGAAATTCCTTATCGCCCAATGCATGACAGGGATCGGCCCGTTGCGCCCACGCGCGTCGTCACGACCCGGCTTACTGATACAATGCTCATTAGAAACGAAAACATACCTGCACGTTCATTCATAATTAAATATCCATTAATGATGATAAGCGAATATTCGGGGCATGGCTGGATACACAGCAGTGAAATCTAGGGGGATTGCCAGTGAATATTCTTGATCGTGGTGCAAATGCTGTCGCGGTTCTTGCCGCTTTGTCGAATTCGCAAGCCATGATCGAGTTTGACTTGTCGGGCCGGATCCTCACTGCGAACGAAAACTTCTGCAGAGCGCTCGGCTACGAGTTGAGGGAGATTGTCGGAAAGCATCACAGCATGTTTGTCGAACCTGCCTATGCATCCTCGGCAGAATACAAGGCTTTCTGGACGAAGCTGTCAGCCGGGAAATTCGATCAACAACAATATAAGCGGGTTGGAAAAGGCGGGCGCGAGGTCTGGATAGAAGCATCTTACAATCCTGTGTTCCGACGCGGGAAGCCGGTCAAGGTCGTCAAGATTGCCACCGATACCACCGCGCAGAAGCTGAAATCTGCCGAGGATGCGGGCAAGATTGACGCATTGTCTCGGGCCCAGGCGATAATCGAATTCACGCCGGCCGGCGAAGTCTTGACTGCGAACGATAATTTCCTGACTGCGCTTGGTTATTCGCTGGCTGAAATCCAGGGCAAACATCATTCGATGTTCTGTGAAACCGACTACTCGAGGTCGGAGGCCTACAAGGAATTCTGGCGGAAACTTGCGGGCGGCCAGTTGGTTGCCGACGAATTCATGCGTGTGGGCAAGGGCGGACGGAAGGTTTATATCCAGGCTTCCTACAATCCGATCTTTGACCTGAACGGAAAAGTGTTCAAAGTCGTGAAGTTCGCAACCGATGTCACGGCGCGCGTCGAGAACGTCGAACAACTCGCCCGTTGCCTGACGAATTTTGCAGACGGCGACCTGTCGCAGACGATCCAGAAGCCTTTTATTCCTTCACTGGAAAGGCTGCGTGCTGACTTCAACAGCGCCTCGGAGAAGTTGAAGGGCGCGATGGCAACGGTTGCCGAAAATGCCAAGGCGATATCGGCCGGTTCCAACGAAATCCGCACCGCGGCTGACGACTTGGCAAAGCGTACCGAGCAGCAAGCGGCATCCGTCGAAGAGACGGCGGCCGCCCTTGAGGAAATCACGACGACGGTCAAGGATTCGAGCCGCCGCGCCGAGGAGGCCGGTCAACTCGTGGCGCGCACCAAAGATCATGCGGAGCATTCCGGCCAGGTGGTTCGTGACGCGATCGGTGCGATGGACCAGATCGAAACCTCGTCGCGCGAAATTTCGAACATCATCGGTGTCATCGATGAGATTGCCTTCCAGACGAACCTTTTGGCGCTCAATGCCGGCGTAGAGGCGGCACGAGCAGGGGAGGCCGGCAAAGGTTTTGCGGTCGTTGCCCAGGAGGTCCGCGAATTGGCGCAGCGGTCGGCGAAAGCTGCGAAGGAGATAAAGAGCTTGATCACGGCGTCCGGTTCTCATGTCGCAAACGGCGTCGCCCTCGTCACGAATGCCGGGTCCGCACTTCAGGAAATCGCCGGTCAGGTTCACGAAATCAATGCCAACGTCACGGCGATCGTCGAGGCGGCGCGCGAGCAATCGACTGCACTCGGCGAGATCAACCAGGCCATCAACACCGTCGATCAGGGGACGCAGCAGAATGCCGCGATGGTCGAGGAGCAGACCGCGGCAAGCCATGGGCTCGCACGAGAGGCCGCCGCGCTTTTCAAACTTCTTGAACAGTTCCGTTTTGACGATGCACCGAGATCGAGGTCGTCGTTCGCGCAGACGGATCACCACGCCGCCGCACCGACGGCTTTGAAAGTCGTTCGTACCTCACCTGCCGCGTCCGTCCAGCGCGGATCGGCGGCCGCCGCGCTCAAGTCTGATTGGGAAGAGTTCTGATCAACGCAGGAAGTTGCCGTCGGCGGCAAGTTCGTCCGCTTCCATGATCCATGAAGGGTCTCACTCCGCGTCACGCAGCACTGCGAGGAGTAAGGTCGGATGTCCCTTGCTGAAGATGAAAGATTAAACCTTCTCTACCAGGCAAGCATTCTCGATACACCGCCGACGACAGAGTTCGACGCTATCGTGCGTCTGGCCTGCAGTATATTCAATATGCCGATGGCATTGGTTTCGTTCGTCGACGAGGATCGGCAGTGGTTCAAGGCCCAGCAAGGCTTCACTTTGAAAGAGGCGTCACGCGAGCATTCCTTTTGCGGCCACGTCGTGGAAACAAGATCACCGCTCGTCGTTGAAGATGCCGGCAAAGACTTCCGCTTTAGCGAAAGCACATTCGTGAACGAGTGTTCCGTCCAATTCTATGCGGGGGTTCCGCTTTTGGAAGGAGAGACTTGCTACGGCAGTTTTTGTGTCCTCGACACGAAGACCCGCTGCTTCGGCGATCAGGATCTCGAACAGCTTCGCAATTTAGCAAGCGTCGTCGTGGGCCTTATTCGGGAGCATCGTCAACAAAGCCTGCTGAAAGAGCAGCAACGTGAGCTGGAGCTGAAGCAGGCTCGGTTCGAACAGACCGAACGCTCTGCCAAAGTCGGTGGCTTTGAGATGGATCTTAGCACTGGCACGATCATCTGGTCGGACCAGATTTACCGCACCGTCGGATTGCCGGTCGGTAAACGGATGACCTCGGAGGATGTGATCGGCTGCTATGCTCCCGAAGAGCGTGACAGCGTCAGACGCAGGATTCGCAACCTCCTGAATGGCTCGGAGACCGGCATTGACAAAGAGTATCGCATCATAACGCCACAAGGCGAGGAACGATGGATTCGCGTGGTCAGCGATATTGAACACCTGCACGGCGAGCCAAGACGCTTGTTTGGCATCGTTCAGGATGTTTCCGAAAAAGTGCGCTATGAGCAACGTCTGCTCCAGGCGGCAAATGCCGATCCGCTTACCGGACTTGCCAACCGGGCAGCATACAATGCTCATATGGAGAGGCTCGCAGCGACGGACGCCGCCTCCATCGGTTTGTTGCTGATCGACGTCGATCGCCTCAAGCAAGTGAACGATATCCTTGGCCATGCGACTGGTGACTTGCTGCTGAAAGGCATAGCGTCACGTTTGGACGCGCGCTTGGGAAGGCGCGGAAGGGTGTTTCGCCTTGGCGGCGATGAGTTCTCAGTTGTTCTGGACGCACCTGCAAACTCGCGGGGAATGCGTTCACTCGCGCGACATTTGATTGAATATATCGGCCGCCCTCTGGAGGTGGCGGGATCAAAGATAAGTCCGACGATAACCGTGGGAGGCGCGATTTCAGAAGGTGAAATAGATGCGGCGACGCTTTCGCAAAACGCAGACTTCGCCCTGTATCACGCCAAAGAAACACGGCGCGGCAGCTACGTTCAATATGAGCCCAGCCTGCGTTCGAGGATAGCCCATCGCATTCAGATCGTTCGAGAGGTGGAGTTGGCACTTACCGAACAGCGAATGGTGCCGCACTATCAGCCAATCGTTAGTTGCGCCGACGGTCAGGTATGGGCGTTTGAAGCGCTTGTGAGAATGCAACGTTCCGATGGATCAGTCGTATCGGCGGCGCAATTTCATGAGGCCTTCACAGACTCAAGCGTTTCCCATCACATTACGACGCGCATGCTCGATCATGTCGCGACCGATATCCGTAAATGGATGGACCGAGGGCTGAAGTTCGGACGGGTTGGCCTCAATGTCAGCGCCTCCGATTTCATGAGGGGCGACCTGGAAAGCCGGATCGTAGGAGCGTTCGCTTCGAGAGGTATCCCGCTTGATAAGCTTGTGCTTGAAGTGACGGAAACTGTCTTCCTGCAGGGCTTGGAAGACACTGTTGCAACAACGCTGCAACGTTTGCGAAAAAAAGGTTTGGCCGTGGCGCTCGATGACTTCGGGACGGGCTATGCGTCGCTGACACATTTGCGGAGCCTGCCTGTCGATATCATCAAAATCGACAAGAGCTTTATCGACACCATGCTCGTAGATGAATCGAGCCTCGCAATCGTTGAACTGGTGCTCAATCTGGCGCGGAAGCTTAATATGAAGGTCACTGCCGAAGGTGTGGAAAGCCATCGGCAGGCAATGTGCTTGCTGAACATGGGCTGTACCACCCTCCAGGGCTATTTGTTTAGCAAGCCAATGGACCGCGAACATGTTGGCGGATACCTATCTGCATTCAATCCACCTTGTGCGGAGAATTCGGAAGATCCACAGAAGGGCCTTCGCTCTTTCGGATAGTAGTCTGGGCGGCGCGCTGCCGTGAGGGTCGCAGTCTTCCGCGGTCGATCCACTGTTCCGTGGTTCGATTTCCTCCAAGGCGAACGCTTTTAAAGCCATTTTGATGGACAGAAATCGACCACCTGGCTGTCCGATCGGGCACAAGGGCGATTTCTACAATGTCGTCGGGCCGCTCAACGTGCCTCGCGACCGGTAGCGATGCGCGCCCATATAGGGGCAGGCGGAGCCTCTGGGGCGGACTCGATTTTGCCGCGACATGTGGCGAGGGAAGCCGTAGGTAAAGCAGCCGGAGCCTGAGGCGCCGGCTCTGAGGATGGCATCTTCCACCTCGCCCACCGGCGGGCACGTCATCAGCCCACCGAAAAGGGGGTTCGGCGTGGCCCCCAAATCGCTGAGCGGGAGGCCATGATGTTGAGCCTCCGAAACAAAAGGAAAAATGCTGCACTGCCGAAAAAATCGCCACGCGCGCTACTGCGCGTTTTTTCGGCATGACCCATTGACAATTCACCCATGATGGCACTTGATAACATTGTTCCAGTAAAACAGACACGCGTCCATTATACTGGAATAATAGGAACCATCCATAAGGGGAACGCCATGACCATTTCCTTTCGCACCGGCGTGATGTCGCTGGCCGTCGCCGCTCTGTTGTCCACCCCTGCGCTGGCCGACGGCAGCAAGCTCGATGAAGTGCTGGCCCGCGGCCATCTCGTCCTCGGCACGGGCAGCACCAATGCGCCCTGGCACTTCAAAAGCGCCGACGACAAACTTCAGGGCTTCGACGTCGACATGGGCCATATCATCGCCAAGGCGCTCTTCGGCGATCCTGAGAAGATCGAATATGTGAACCAGTCCTCCGACGCCCGCATCCCGAACATCACCACCGACAAAGTCGACATCACCTGCCAGTTCATGACCGTTACCGGCGAGCGCGCCCAGCAGGTTGCCTTCACCATTCCTTATTATCGCGAGGGTGTCGGCCTGATGCTCAAGGCGGACGGAAAATATGCCGACTACGCAGCCCTCAAGGCGGCCGGTTCCTCCGTCACCATCTCGGTTCTCCAGAACGTATATGCCGAGGCGATGGTGCATGCGGCGTTGCCGGAGGCGACCGTCGACCAGTACGATTCCGTCGACCTGATCTATCAGGCGCTGGAATCGGGACGCGCCGATGCAGTGGCCACCGACCAGTCGTCGCTCGCCTGGTACATGACGCAGAATCCGGGCCGCTACAAAGATGCCGGCTACGGCTGGAATCCGCAGACCTACGCCTGCGCCGTCAAGCGCGGCGATCAGGATTGGCTGAACTTCGTCAACACCGCCCTGCACGAAGCCATGACCGGCGTTGAATTCGACTTTTACGCCAAGTCCTTCAAGACCTGGTTCGGCAAGGATCTGGCGCCGCCGCAGATCGGCTTCCCGGTCGAGTTCAAGTAGCAGCCATGCGGAGCGGGACATGTTTCCCGTTCCGCATTTAAAGAGTGAGAGCATGATGCCGTCCGAAAACCGCTCATATTTTTCGGCCTCATGCTCTGGTCTGAAAGGGCGGCCCGTATGGGTTACACGTTGAATTTCGCTGCCGTCTGGCGCAACTTCGATTTTCTTTTGAGCGGGCTCACGCTCAGTCTCGGCCTTGCGGTGATCTCGATCCTGATCGGGGCCGCGATCGGCCTTGTGGTGGCCTTCGCGCTGACGTCCAAAAACCGCTTTGCGGTCGTGCCGGCACGGATCTATGTCACTGTCATCCGCAACCTGCCGATTCTCGTCCTGGTTCTTTTCGTCTTTTTCGCGCTGCCGCAAATGGGTTTGCGCCTCGACAAGATAAAAAGCTTCGTCCTGGTTCTGTCCCTCTATTCCGGCGCCTATCTGGCCGAGGTTTTCCGCGCCGGTCTGTTGTCAATTCCGAGAGGATTGACGGAAGCGGGGCTTGCCATCGGCCTGACGGGGATGCAGATCCGCAGCTCCATCATCGCTCCGCTGATGCTGCGCAACGTGCTGCCATCACTGTCCTCGACGATCATCTCGCTCTTCAAGGACACCTCGCTCGCCGCTGCCATCGCCGTGCCCGAACTGACCTTTGCTGCCCGCAAGATCAATGTCGAGAGTTTCCGTGTCATAGAGACCTGGATGGTCACCTCGGCCCTCTATGTCGCGACCT
Coding sequences:
- a CDS encoding TetR/AcrR family transcriptional regulator — its product is MDVVDEPADEPRKRGRPKVSSDDDKRVHIVEIARRVFVKYGYAGSTTAVVASEAGVSKQTLYKLFQSKEELFAAVVGAHRRLMLDLPRPAEDLSIAESLERIFMIDMDEDKDADRAGFLQLVFREAGQFPELVDILQREGMLASRQDLADWLSDRRAEGRLSLDDPASGARMLMDMIFGGMGPPEGRAQAWPDRAALLAHLRRCIAIFAAGVGAA
- a CDS encoding DUF1217 domain-containing protein, which gives rise to MVSTYVSYLAVARNLGASLSNVASQATVARDSSYYKENIGKVTTVDEFMGDYKLYSYAMKAYGLEDMTYAKAFMKKVLESDLSDSSSFANSLSDTRYAEFAAAFKFAGETKTAQSDVQRDNLLDAYEESFDTEADDIADATDYFEENISSITSVDDLLSSSKLKNYVLTAFGLSTEYTSSSFLKSVLTSDLDDADSFVNQLDDAVYVNLAKAFNFTEDGSTDGDVMSEDQMSLVTSAYAVASATTASSETGEAYDTYFATQIGNVTSVDELMSDDKLVSYLRTAYGLTDSETDNFISAALKSADVADAIGLSDLHDAFNFDEEGALADGDTAQTSDQITATTAAFDENYEVLVANTSTEDATDNYTTRIASVTSIDDFLVSNDDDDDDDNDDLPELWEMALRAYDIDPDSVSKSEVRKILESDPSDSKSYVNSLKDDRFVAFRKALNFDSSGDVTVPLQAMSESVVDDYAAYYKQNKIRYLKGDELTEATDAADEEITYFREQMATITTASEFLADDRLVSFALEAKGLDPDDVTSDALEKMFSSDLDDEDSYVNKLDDNRFAELVGAFNFDQDGNISADPTGTVQQRGDVLETIDAYVRLTLEDDQGDNNTGVRLALYFQRKAPEISNAYDILGDSALFEFFTTTFNLSSYVSNMDVDKQAEMIDNFIDIKDLSDPDKVDDLIKRFTAMYDMANGTGTTSTALSILTGSATISADTLLAMAQLKSG
- a CDS encoding methyl-accepting chemotaxis protein, giving the protein MNILDRGANAVAVLAALSNSQAMIEFDLSGRILTANENFCRALGYELREIVGKHHSMFVEPAYASSAEYKAFWTKLSAGKFDQQQYKRVGKGGREVWIEASYNPVFRRGKPVKVVKIATDTTAQKLKSAEDAGKIDALSRAQAIIEFTPAGEVLTANDNFLTALGYSLAEIQGKHHSMFCETDYSRSEAYKEFWRKLAGGQLVADEFMRVGKGGRKVYIQASYNPIFDLNGKVFKVVKFATDVTARVENVEQLARCLTNFADGDLSQTIQKPFIPSLERLRADFNSASEKLKGAMATVAENAKAISAGSNEIRTAADDLAKRTEQQAASVEETAAALEEITTTVKDSSRRAEEAGQLVARTKDHAEHSGQVVRDAIGAMDQIETSSREISNIIGVIDEIAFQTNLLALNAGVEAARAGEAGKGFAVVAQEVRELAQRSAKAAKEIKSLITASGSHVANGVALVTNAGSALQEIAGQVHEINANVTAIVEAAREQSTALGEINQAINTVDQGTQQNAAMVEEQTAASHGLAREAAALFKLLEQFRFDDAPRSRSSFAQTDHHAAAPTALKVVRTSPAASVQRGSAAAALKSDWEEF
- a CDS encoding EAL domain-containing protein → MSLAEDERLNLLYQASILDTPPTTEFDAIVRLACSIFNMPMALVSFVDEDRQWFKAQQGFTLKEASREHSFCGHVVETRSPLVVEDAGKDFRFSESTFVNECSVQFYAGVPLLEGETCYGSFCVLDTKTRCFGDQDLEQLRNLASVVVGLIREHRQQSLLKEQQRELELKQARFEQTERSAKVGGFEMDLSTGTIIWSDQIYRTVGLPVGKRMTSEDVIGCYAPEERDSVRRRIRNLLNGSETGIDKEYRIITPQGEERWIRVVSDIEHLHGEPRRLFGIVQDVSEKVRYEQRLLQAANADPLTGLANRAAYNAHMERLAATDAASIGLLLIDVDRLKQVNDILGHATGDLLLKGIASRLDARLGRRGRVFRLGGDEFSVVLDAPANSRGMRSLARHLIEYIGRPLEVAGSKISPTITVGGAISEGEIDAATLSQNADFALYHAKETRRGSYVQYEPSLRSRIAHRIQIVREVELALTEQRMVPHYQPIVSCADGQVWAFEALVRMQRSDGSVVSAAQFHEAFTDSSVSHHITTRMLDHVATDIRKWMDRGLKFGRVGLNVSASDFMRGDLESRIVGAFASRGIPLDKLVLEVTETVFLQGLEDTVATTLQRLRKKGLAVALDDFGTGYASLTHLRSLPVDIIKIDKSFIDTMLVDESSLAIVELVLNLARKLNMKVTAEGVESHRQAMCLLNMGCTTLQGYLFSKPMDREHVGGYLSAFNPPCAENSEDPQKGLRSFG
- a CDS encoding transporter substrate-binding domain-containing protein, whose product is MTISFRTGVMSLAVAALLSTPALADGSKLDEVLARGHLVLGTGSTNAPWHFKSADDKLQGFDVDMGHIIAKALFGDPEKIEYVNQSSDARIPNITTDKVDITCQFMTVTGERAQQVAFTIPYYREGVGLMLKADGKYADYAALKAAGSSVTISVLQNVYAEAMVHAALPEATVDQYDSVDLIYQALESGRADAVATDQSSLAWYMTQNPGRYKDAGYGWNPQTYACAVKRGDQDWLNFVNTALHEAMTGVEFDFYAKSFKTWFGKDLAPPQIGFPVEFK
- a CDS encoding amino acid ABC transporter permease gives rise to the protein MGYTLNFAAVWRNFDFLLSGLTLSLGLAVISILIGAAIGLVVAFALTSKNRFAVVPARIYVTVIRNLPILVLVLFVFFALPQMGLRLDKIKSFVLVLSLYSGAYLAEVFRAGLLSIPRGLTEAGLAIGLTGMQIRSSIIAPLMLRNVLPSLSSTIISLFKDTSLAAAIAVPELTFAARKINVESFRVIETWMVTSALYVATCFLIAAVMRFVERRLALPR